The following coding sequences are from one Solea solea chromosome 4, fSolSol10.1, whole genome shotgun sequence window:
- the rb1 gene encoding retinoblastoma-associated protein isoform X2 — translation MPPKKRNSAATQNKALKPGAERASPDKKESPDLSAKKHRDKDAEFVTLCKSLQVTDVVCDRAWSLWKTVQESMDGVSDSQKRLWGACLFVTVTDLDVPCFTLSQVLKAVSLNLKQFMALVRKLDVNLDTINTKVDSVMTRLEKKYDVTLALYQRFEKTCKRIFALVADDKEREIMRSCWTMFLLAKGRVLQMEDDLVISFQLLLCTLELFIKRCPPDLLQPLYKSAIGKVQSQPTRTSRRNQSKAKSRPPEPEVEGQLLETLCKENECNAEEVKNVYQTSFSAFLDSLDLSRSPDLPPASDIDQQYEEHYLKSRDIDGRLFFDGDETVLLPKVEVSQVERTPKKHPPDDDAVLIPPQTPIRAAMTSIQQLRGDLISSGDQPSTTLNTYFKNCTVDPTQNMLARLETLEQLFSQRFGQAVGPRCLILGKQRFALGVRLYYKIMEAMLKSEEKRLSVQNFSKLLNDSTFHTSLLACALEVVMATYGESSFKTGGYNHAAGDSVETDVCFPWILHVFNLAAFDFYKVIESFIKADPTLSKDTVKHLETCENLIMERIAWRTDSPLFELLKQEHEGGAAEQVETPASFSQPLQHNHTAADLYLSPVRPGHRVLPPESPDAANSQASTQAPNQPANQTPRQPKSNSLSLFYKKLYRLAYTRMEKLCTYLLSSHPELEPIIWTLFQHTLQHEYELMRDRHLDQLMMSAMYAICKVKSVDLRFKTIVTEYKNMPNTNQETFKHVLITEAHYDSIIVFYNQVFMQKLKTNILQYASPRPPTLSPIPQIPRSPYKFPNSPLRVPGSNNVYISPLKNPRMSPGIMTPRSRMLVSIGESFGRSSRFREINQMVNSSERSFKRTLDLSSAPKPLKRLRFDVDGQDEADGSKSGRDSTLIQKLAEMSSTRSRMQEQKLKEDAEARKE, via the exons ATGCCACCTAAAAAGCGCAACTCTGCGGCGACACAGAACAAGGCTTTGAAGCCCGGTGCAGAGAGAGCCTCTCCGGACAAGAAGGAGAGTCCAGACTTATCTGCTAAAAA acacagagacaaggaTGCAGAGTTTGTGACCCTTTGCAAGAGCCTTCAGGTCACAGATGTGGTGTGTGACCGTGCCTGGTCCCTGTGGAAAACGGTTCAAGAGTCCATGGATGGAGTCTCT gacagtcagaaaaggctgtggGGTGCTTGTCTGTTCGTGACAGTGACAGACCTGGATGTTCCCTGTTTCACTCTAAGTCAGGTTCTGAAAGCAGTCTCTCTAAA TTTAAAGCAGTTCATGGCTCTGGTCAGGAAGCTGGACGTGAACTTGGACACAATAAACACCAAGGTGGATTCAGTGATGACACGACTTGAGAAGAAGTATGACGTGACGCTGGCTCTCTACCAGAGGTTTGAGAA GACATGCAAGAGGATCTTTGCTTTGGTTGCAGATGACAA GGAGAGGGAGATCATGAGGAGCTGCTGGACGATGTTTCTTTTGGCCAAAG GAAGGGTGTTGCAGATGGAGGATGACCTGGTCATATCATTCCAACTCCTTCTGTGTACACTGGAGTTATTCATCAAGCGCTGCCCTCCAGACCTTCTGCAGCCTCTTTACA AATCGGCAATCGGTAAAGTTCAGAGTCAGCCAACTCGAACATCTCGTCGCAACCAGAGCAAAGCCAAATCCCGACCTCCTGAGCCGGAGGTGGAGGGGCAGCTTCTTGAAACCTTGTGCAAAGAGAATGAATGCAATGCAGAAGAG GTGAAGAACGTGTACCAGACCAGTTTCTCGGCCTTCCTGGATTCATTGGATCTTTCAAGATCTCCAGATTTGCCCCCG GCAAGTGACATTGACCAACAATATGAAGAACACTACCTCAAGAGCAGAGACATCGATggacggctgttttttgatggAGATGAGACTGTTCTTTTGCCTAAAGTCGAAGT ATCACAGGTGGAGAGAACGCCAAAGAAGCATCCACCAGATGACGACGCCGTACTCATCCCTCCACAGACTCCAATCAG AGCTGCGATGACCTCCATTCAGCAGTTGAGGGGTGATCTCATCTCCTCTGGGGATCAGCCGTCCACCACCCTGAATACATATTTCAAA AATTGCACCGTGGACCCGACACAGAACATGCTGGCGCGCTTGGAGACACTGGAACAGTTGTTCAGTCAAAGATTTGGCCAAGCAGTCGGCCCACGCTGTTTAATACTTGGAAAGCAG CGATTTGCCCTGGGAGTGAGACTGTATTATAAAATCATGGAGGCGATGCTGAAATCG gAAGAAAAGCGTCTGTCTGTGCAAAATTTCag TAAACTCCTCAACGACTCCACATTCCACACATCACTCTTGGCCTGTGCTTTGGAGGTCGTCATGGCAACATACGGAG AGAGCAGTTTTAAGACTGGAGGATACAACCACGCCGCTGGAGACTCGGTTGAGACGGATGTGTGTTTCCCCTGGATCCTGCATGTGTTCAACCTTGCCGCCTTTGACTTCTACAAAGTCATCGAGAGCTTCATCAAGGCCGACCCCACGCTGAGCAAAGACACTGTCAAACATCTGGAGACCTGTGAAAACCTCATCATGGAGAGGATTGCGTGGAGGACG GACTCCCCGCTGTTCGAGCTGTTGAAACAGGAGCATGAAGGCGGCGCTGCGGAGCAGGTGGAGACCCCGGCCAGTTTCAGTCAACCACTACAGCACAACCACACGGCAGCTGACCT ATATCTCTCTCCTGTGCGTCCGGGTCATCGCGTCTTGCCTCCTGAGTCTCCAGACGCAGCCAACTCTCAAGCGTCCACTCAGGCTCCAAACCAGCCGGCGAATCAGACTCCTCGACAGCCAAAGTCCAACTCTCTCAGCCTCTTCTATAAGAAGT TGTACCGCCTGGCCTACACAAGGATGGAGAAACTCTGCACCTACCTGCTGTCCTCTCACCCTGAACTGGAGCCCATTATATGGACACTTTTCCagcacacactgcagcatgaaTACGAGCTGATGAGAGACCGTCACCTTGACCAG TTGATGATGTCCGCCATGTACGCCATATGCAAAGTGAAGAGTGTCGACCTTCGCTTCAAGACCATCGTCACTGAATACAAGAATATGCCCAACACCAACCAGGAG ACCTTTAAGCACGTGTTGATCACTGAGGCCCACTACGACTCCATCATCGTCTTCTACAACCAAGTCTTCATGCAGAAGCTGAAAACCAACATCCTGCAGTATGCATCTCCCAGG ccacCAACCCTCTCTCCAATTCCACAAATCCCACGCAGCCCCTACAAATTCCCAAATTCTCCGCTGCGTGTGCCTGGCAGCAACAACGTGTACATCTCACCTCTGAAGAACCCCCGCATGTCCCCGGGTATCATGACTCCTCGCTCCAG AATGCTGGTGTCGATAGGTGAATCCTTTGGG CGGTCTAGTCGATTCCGGGAGATCAACCAGATGGTGAATAGCAGTGA
- the rb1 gene encoding retinoblastoma-associated protein isoform X1 — MPPKKRNSAATQNKALKPGAERASPDKKESPDLSAKKHRDKDAEFVTLCKSLQVTDVVCDRAWSLWKTVQESMDGVSKLSLLFEINKNTVEGNASQSNILQDSQKRLWGACLFVTVTDLDVPCFTLSQVLKAVSLNLKQFMALVRKLDVNLDTINTKVDSVMTRLEKKYDVTLALYQRFEKTCKRIFALVADDKEREIMRSCWTMFLLAKGRVLQMEDDLVISFQLLLCTLELFIKRCPPDLLQPLYKSAIGKVQSQPTRTSRRNQSKAKSRPPEPEVEGQLLETLCKENECNAEEVKNVYQTSFSAFLDSLDLSRSPDLPPASDIDQQYEEHYLKSRDIDGRLFFDGDETVLLPKVEVSQVERTPKKHPPDDDAVLIPPQTPIRAAMTSIQQLRGDLISSGDQPSTTLNTYFKNCTVDPTQNMLARLETLEQLFSQRFGQAVGPRCLILGKQRFALGVRLYYKIMEAMLKSEEKRLSVQNFSKLLNDSTFHTSLLACALEVVMATYGESSFKTGGYNHAAGDSVETDVCFPWILHVFNLAAFDFYKVIESFIKADPTLSKDTVKHLETCENLIMERIAWRTDSPLFELLKQEHEGGAAEQVETPASFSQPLQHNHTAADLYLSPVRPGHRVLPPESPDAANSQASTQAPNQPANQTPRQPKSNSLSLFYKKLYRLAYTRMEKLCTYLLSSHPELEPIIWTLFQHTLQHEYELMRDRHLDQLMMSAMYAICKVKSVDLRFKTIVTEYKNMPNTNQETFKHVLITEAHYDSIIVFYNQVFMQKLKTNILQYASPRPPTLSPIPQIPRSPYKFPNSPLRVPGSNNVYISPLKNPRMSPGIMTPRSRMLVSIGESFGRSSRFREINQMVNSSERSFKRTLDLSSAPKPLKRLRFDVDGQDEADGSKSGRDSTLIQKLAEMSSTRSRMQEQKLKEDAEARKE; from the exons ATGCCACCTAAAAAGCGCAACTCTGCGGCGACACAGAACAAGGCTTTGAAGCCCGGTGCAGAGAGAGCCTCTCCGGACAAGAAGGAGAGTCCAGACTTATCTGCTAAAAA acacagagacaaggaTGCAGAGTTTGTGACCCTTTGCAAGAGCCTTCAGGTCACAGATGTGGTGTGTGACCGTGCCTGGTCCCTGTGGAAAACGGTTCAAGAGTCCATGGATGGAGTCTCT aaGCTGAGTTTATTATTtgaaatcaacaaaaacacagtagagGGAAATGCTTCTCAATCTAACATCCTTCAG gacagtcagaaaaggctgtggGGTGCTTGTCTGTTCGTGACAGTGACAGACCTGGATGTTCCCTGTTTCACTCTAAGTCAGGTTCTGAAAGCAGTCTCTCTAAA TTTAAAGCAGTTCATGGCTCTGGTCAGGAAGCTGGACGTGAACTTGGACACAATAAACACCAAGGTGGATTCAGTGATGACACGACTTGAGAAGAAGTATGACGTGACGCTGGCTCTCTACCAGAGGTTTGAGAA GACATGCAAGAGGATCTTTGCTTTGGTTGCAGATGACAA GGAGAGGGAGATCATGAGGAGCTGCTGGACGATGTTTCTTTTGGCCAAAG GAAGGGTGTTGCAGATGGAGGATGACCTGGTCATATCATTCCAACTCCTTCTGTGTACACTGGAGTTATTCATCAAGCGCTGCCCTCCAGACCTTCTGCAGCCTCTTTACA AATCGGCAATCGGTAAAGTTCAGAGTCAGCCAACTCGAACATCTCGTCGCAACCAGAGCAAAGCCAAATCCCGACCTCCTGAGCCGGAGGTGGAGGGGCAGCTTCTTGAAACCTTGTGCAAAGAGAATGAATGCAATGCAGAAGAG GTGAAGAACGTGTACCAGACCAGTTTCTCGGCCTTCCTGGATTCATTGGATCTTTCAAGATCTCCAGATTTGCCCCCG GCAAGTGACATTGACCAACAATATGAAGAACACTACCTCAAGAGCAGAGACATCGATggacggctgttttttgatggAGATGAGACTGTTCTTTTGCCTAAAGTCGAAGT ATCACAGGTGGAGAGAACGCCAAAGAAGCATCCACCAGATGACGACGCCGTACTCATCCCTCCACAGACTCCAATCAG AGCTGCGATGACCTCCATTCAGCAGTTGAGGGGTGATCTCATCTCCTCTGGGGATCAGCCGTCCACCACCCTGAATACATATTTCAAA AATTGCACCGTGGACCCGACACAGAACATGCTGGCGCGCTTGGAGACACTGGAACAGTTGTTCAGTCAAAGATTTGGCCAAGCAGTCGGCCCACGCTGTTTAATACTTGGAAAGCAG CGATTTGCCCTGGGAGTGAGACTGTATTATAAAATCATGGAGGCGATGCTGAAATCG gAAGAAAAGCGTCTGTCTGTGCAAAATTTCag TAAACTCCTCAACGACTCCACATTCCACACATCACTCTTGGCCTGTGCTTTGGAGGTCGTCATGGCAACATACGGAG AGAGCAGTTTTAAGACTGGAGGATACAACCACGCCGCTGGAGACTCGGTTGAGACGGATGTGTGTTTCCCCTGGATCCTGCATGTGTTCAACCTTGCCGCCTTTGACTTCTACAAAGTCATCGAGAGCTTCATCAAGGCCGACCCCACGCTGAGCAAAGACACTGTCAAACATCTGGAGACCTGTGAAAACCTCATCATGGAGAGGATTGCGTGGAGGACG GACTCCCCGCTGTTCGAGCTGTTGAAACAGGAGCATGAAGGCGGCGCTGCGGAGCAGGTGGAGACCCCGGCCAGTTTCAGTCAACCACTACAGCACAACCACACGGCAGCTGACCT ATATCTCTCTCCTGTGCGTCCGGGTCATCGCGTCTTGCCTCCTGAGTCTCCAGACGCAGCCAACTCTCAAGCGTCCACTCAGGCTCCAAACCAGCCGGCGAATCAGACTCCTCGACAGCCAAAGTCCAACTCTCTCAGCCTCTTCTATAAGAAGT TGTACCGCCTGGCCTACACAAGGATGGAGAAACTCTGCACCTACCTGCTGTCCTCTCACCCTGAACTGGAGCCCATTATATGGACACTTTTCCagcacacactgcagcatgaaTACGAGCTGATGAGAGACCGTCACCTTGACCAG TTGATGATGTCCGCCATGTACGCCATATGCAAAGTGAAGAGTGTCGACCTTCGCTTCAAGACCATCGTCACTGAATACAAGAATATGCCCAACACCAACCAGGAG ACCTTTAAGCACGTGTTGATCACTGAGGCCCACTACGACTCCATCATCGTCTTCTACAACCAAGTCTTCATGCAGAAGCTGAAAACCAACATCCTGCAGTATGCATCTCCCAGG ccacCAACCCTCTCTCCAATTCCACAAATCCCACGCAGCCCCTACAAATTCCCAAATTCTCCGCTGCGTGTGCCTGGCAGCAACAACGTGTACATCTCACCTCTGAAGAACCCCCGCATGTCCCCGGGTATCATGACTCCTCGCTCCAG AATGCTGGTGTCGATAGGTGAATCCTTTGGG CGGTCTAGTCGATTCCGGGAGATCAACCAGATGGTGAATAGCAGTGA
- the LOC131458095 gene encoding lysophosphatidic acid receptor 6-like has translation MYNSTPQTSNVTNTISATNNHMSCDKNDDFKYPMYSSVFSLVFAVGFLFNLMAVYIFGCTFKQRNETTTYMINLVVSDSLFVLSLPFRIVYFIKREWLFGSVLCKISVALFYTNMYGSILFLTCISVDRFLAIVHPFRSQVIRTKRNAKLACCVVWVLILSGSIPTGFLLDTTSPKNVNSSANYCFENYSKKQWKSELSKVVVFIETVGFILPLLVNVFCSVMVLRTLKRPQTISRGGSINKRKILRMIFVHLFIFCFCFIPYNVNLIFYALVRSNVLKGCHVENVVRTIYPIALCIAVTNCCFDPVIYYFTSETIQSSIKRKSTVWHNGARLFDRLQMDSPQSSPITTPKNLTMTTLRSRILGSESTV, from the coding sequence ATGTATAACAGCACTCCACAAACCTCTAACGTCACTAATACAATAAGTGCTACCAACAATCATATGAGCTGTGATAAGAACGATGACTTTAAATACCCCATGTACAGCTCAGTTTTCAGCCTGGTGTTTGCAGTTGGATTTCTCTTCAACCTGATGGCTGTGTACATTTTTGGCTGTACATTTAAGCAACGAAATGAAACCACGACGTACATGATAAACCTCGTGGTTTCGGACTCCCTCTTCGTTCTCAGTCTGCCTTTTCGGATCGTTTACTTCATCAAACGCGAATGGCTGTTTGGAAGCGTGCTCTGCAAGATCTCCGTGGCCCTCTTCTACACCAACATGTACGGCagcatcctcttcctcacctgcATTAGCGTTGACCGTTTCCTGGCCATTGTGCACCCGTTCAGATCCCAGGTCATTCGCACTAAGAGGAATGCCAAACTGGCCTGCTGTGTGGTGTGGGTGCTGATTCTTTCCGGAAGCATACCCACGGGGTTCCTTTTGGACACCACGTCTCCCAAAAATGTCAACTCCTCTGCAAATTACTGCTTCGAGAACTACTCCAAGAAACAGTGGAAGTCGGAGCTGTCGAAGGTGGTGGTGTTCATCGAGACTGTGGGCTTCATCCTCCCGTTGCTGGTCAATGTGTTCTGCTCGGTCATGGTGCTACGGACACTGAAGAGACCGCAGACCATCAGCCGTGGGGGGAGCATCAACAAGAGAAAAATCTTGCGGATGAtctttgtgcatttatttatcttctgcttctgtttcatCCCCTACAACGTCAATCTGATCTTCTACGCCCTGGTGCGGTCCAATGTCCTGAAAGGATGCCACGTGGAAAACGTGGTCAGAACTATCTACCCCATTGCTCTGTGCATAGCCGTGACCAACTGCTGCTTTGATCCAGTCATATACTACTTCACATCGGAAACCATTCAGAGCTCCATCAAACGCAAGTCCACAGTATGGCACAACGGCGCGAGGCTCTTTGACAGACTGCAGATGGACAGTCCACAGAGTAGTCCAATAACAACTCCAAAAAACCTCACCATGACTACTCTGAGATCAAGAATACTTGGCAGTGAGTCGACAGTCTAA
- the LOC131458098 gene encoding lysophosphatidic acid receptor 6-like, whose product MELWNMTDEPAKPFSALTNCTVDTSYRFTFYQVSYSVIFLLGLATNGLALHRLCSSPCTINSTAIYMVSLSAADLFFVISLPLRIYFYYQKAQTVSPNTGVMSRWTPGATYCHLTFTLKYISLYGGIFFLVCIAVDRYFAVVHPLGSTLRRLRVAQLVSGGLWCLVLTLSVSLPLLRSAAAHQHQPCQLDPSSQHHRTIILAALGLVLGLFLLPTVLLLYSYCRVLSVLRQSRHRSRSQQRSRKHTLTVIYWVLGVFLLCFVPYHINLLGYTLTHVGLLSHCGLAKVTKAVHPVVLSLASSNCCLNPLIYYFSSSLVLRKAPGGGGSGSR is encoded by the coding sequence ATGGAGCTGTGGAATATGACTGATGAACCAGCCAAGCCATTCTCAGCATTGACCAACTGCACGGTGGACACAAGCTACCGATTCACCTTCTATCAAGTGTCCTACAGCGTCATCTTCCTGCTGGGCTTGGCCACCAACGGCCTGGCGTTGCATAGACTGTGTTCATCTCCGTGCACCATCAACAGCACAGCCATTTACATGGTCAGCCTGTCAGCTGCTGACTTGTTTTTTGTGATCTCACTGCCTCTGAGGATCTACTTCTACTACCAAAAGGCTCAAACCGTGTCCCCCAACACAGGAGTGATGTCCAGGTGGACACCTGGTGCGACGTACTGCCACTTAACCTTTACCCTCAAATACATCAGCCTCTACGGGGGCATCTTCTTCCTGGTGTGCATCGCTGTGGACCGTTACTTTGCTGTGGTGCACCCTCTGGGGTCAACGCTGCGCAGGCTGCGTGTCGCACAGCTGGTGAGTGGGGGCCTGTGGTGCCTCGTGCTCACACTCAGTGTGAGTTTGCCTCTGCTGCGATCAGCTGCCGCTCACCAGCACCAACCCTGCCAGTTGGACCCATCCTCCCAACACCACCGGACCATCATACTGGCCGCCCTGGGCTTAGTACTGGGCTTGTTTCTGCTTCCCACTGTGCTCCTTCTCTACAGTTACTGCAGAGTGCTGAGCGTCCTTCGCCAGTCAAGACACCGCTCGCGCAGCCAGCAACGCAGCCGcaagcacacactcacagtcattTACTGGGTGCTGGGCGTCTTCTTGCTGTGCTTCGTTCCCTATCACATCAACCTGCTGGGATACACGCTCACACACGTGGGGCTGCTCTCCCACTGTGGCTTAGCCAAGGTGACCAAGGCTGTGCATCCTGTGGTTCTGTCACTAGCCAGCTCCAACTGCTGTCTCAACCCACTTATCTACTATTTCTCCAGCAGCCTGGTGCTCAGGAAGGCACCTGGTGGTGGTGGCAGTGGCAGCCGTTGA